A DNA window from Ictalurus punctatus breed USDA103 chromosome 11, Coco_2.0, whole genome shotgun sequence contains the following coding sequences:
- the itgb7 gene encoding integrin beta-7 isoform X2 has protein sequence MDLSYSMKDDLEKIKTLGQDILNKLQTVTKTVRIGFGSFVDKEKLPYVSQSKARRQNPCPTRTDTCQPAFTFHNVLSLTNDANEFKKEVSKQKISGNLDSPEAGLDAIMQAAVCQKTIGWGNVTRILVYTSDDTFHMAGDGRLAGIFTPHDGMCHLQSDGSYDGTLFDYPSVGHLSQVLQANNIQLIFAVTENSFPAYQALSALIPQSVVGVLKDDSSNVVQLISEAYGNLSSTLLLEHSMTLPGLHVAYKSNCSAQANRTWQHRGECTGIRDEKVFFTVRLTASECLAESKTFEIQMKGINEFLKITVETLCDCQCGPEEKNHTHCTGNGTLSCGVCRCNKGYLGQHCNCKSTSDSAMRMSCRRDNSSQECSSHGVCECGRCVCSRHFRGDYCECDSTSCERVNNKICNDKGTCNCGKCECDDNYTGSACECSKDTSMCFQKNKKFCSGQGECKCNRCECNADFVGLDCSQITNPCQKYQPCMACIHSQINCSRECMSVQWIQKEGYHTLQCVHTTISYDVNLDDQGNVLITFADLPRTVDKTKVIISASVSGIIFIGILIILIYKFLLQLYDRREYNNFIKAQENTKWDEGHNPLYKGATTTVLNPLHIQDN, from the exons ATGGACCTGAGCTACTCCATGAAGGACGACCTGGAGAAGATTAAGACCCTCGGACAGGACATTCTAAACAAACTGCAGACAGTCACGAAGACTGTTCGCATCG GTTTTGGCTCGTTTGTTGACAAGGAGAAACTACCATATGTTAGCCAGTCCAAGGCCAGGAGACAGAACCCCTGTCCCACCCGCACAGACACCTGCCAGCCCGCCTTCACCTTTCACAACGTTCTGTCACTGACCAATGATGccaatgaatttaaaaaagaagTTAGTAAGCAGAAGATCTCTGGTAACCTGGACTCACCTGAAGCTGGTTTAGATGCTATCATGCAGGCTGCCGTGTGCCAG AAAACCATCGGCTGGGGGAATGTGACTCGGATTCTGGTCTACACCTCTGATGACACCTTTCACATGGCAGGAGACGGTCGACTTGCTGGAATATTTACGCCACATGATGGAATGTGTCATCTTCAGTCTGACGGTTCTTATGATGGCACACTGTTT GATTATCCGTCAGTAGGACATCTCTCCCAGGTCCTGCAAGCGAATAACATTCAGCTGATATTTGCAGTGACAGAAAACAGCTTTCCAGCCTATCAG gcGCTGAGTGCGTTAATTCCGCAGTCGGTGGTTGGTGTGCTGAAGGATGACTCTAGTAACGTGGTCCAGCTGATCTCAGAGGCTTATGGG aaCTTGTCCTCCACCCTGCTGTTGGAGCACAGCATGACTCTGCCGGGGCTCCATGTGGCCTACAAGTCTAACTGCAGTGCTCAGGCAAACAGAACGTGGCAGCACCGAGGAGAGTGTACTGGCATCCGAGACGAGAAG GTTTTCTTCACTGTGCGTCTGACCGCCTCTGAATGTCTGGCTGAATCTAAGACATTTGAGATCCAAATGAAGGGCATTAATGAGTTTCTGAAGATTACCGTGGAAACGCTATGTGACTGTCAGTGTGGTCCTGAGGAGAAGaaccacacacactgtacaggcAACGGAACACTCAGCTGTGGAGTCTGCAG GTGTAATAAAGGTTACTTAGGTCAGCATTGTAATTGTAAGAGTACGAGTGACAGTGCCATGCGCATGTCCTGTCGCCGTGACAACAGCTCTCAGGAGTGCAGCAgtcatggtgtgtgtgagtgtggtcGGTGTGTGTGCAGCAGACATTTCAGAGGGGATTACTGCGAGTGTGACAGTACCAGCTGTGAACGCGTCAACAACAAGATTTGCAATG acaaAGGCACCTGTAACTGTGgtaagtgtgagtgtgatgATAACTACACTGGCTCGGCGTGTGAATGTTCCAAAGACACGAGCATGTGTTTTCAGAAAAACAAGAAGTTCTGTAGCGGTCAGGGCGAATGTAAGTGTAACCGCTGTGAGTGTAACGCCGACTTCGTGGGACTCGACTGCTCTCAGATCACTAATCCATGCCAGAAATATCA accCTGTATGGCCTGTATACACTCGCAGATCAACTGCTCGAGGGAGTGTATGTCCGTTCAGTGGATCCAGAAGGAAGGCTATCACACGCTGCAGTGTGTACACACAACTATCAGCTACGATGTGAATCTGGATGATCAAGGCAATGTGCTGATCACGTTTGCTGATTTACCAC GTACTGTTGATAAAACCAAAGTGATCATCAGCGCCAGCGTTTCAGGCATCATCTTCATCggcatcctcatc
- the itgb7 gene encoding integrin beta-7 isoform X1, protein MEFFSSSGVMRFVLAFALALHSVPLRCTADPAPVCQPHSTCSECLKSPGCAWCKQLDFLNSGDSDERRCDSAESLKMRKCKRKHVIDPKPDTITMKDNDLNSDPLNVVQLKPQSLKVQLRVGVPQEFKVEFKRAEGYPIDLYYLMDLSYSMKDDLEKIKTLGQDILNKLQTVTKTVRIGFGSFVDKEKLPYVSQSKARRQNPCPTRTDTCQPAFTFHNVLSLTNDANEFKKEVSKQKISGNLDSPEAGLDAIMQAAVCQKTIGWGNVTRILVYTSDDTFHMAGDGRLAGIFTPHDGMCHLQSDGSYDGTLFDYPSVGHLSQVLQANNIQLIFAVTENSFPAYQALSALIPQSVVGVLKDDSSNVVQLISEAYGNLSSTLLLEHSMTLPGLHVAYKSNCSAQANRTWQHRGECTGIRDEKVFFTVRLTASECLAESKTFEIQMKGINEFLKITVETLCDCQCGPEEKNHTHCTGNGTLSCGVCRCNKGYLGQHCNCKSTSDSAMRMSCRRDNSSQECSSHGVCECGRCVCSRHFRGDYCECDSTSCERVNNKICNDKGTCNCGKCECDDNYTGSACECSKDTSMCFQKNKKFCSGQGECKCNRCECNADFVGLDCSQITNPCQKYQPCMACIHSQINCSRECMSVQWIQKEGYHTLQCVHTTISYDVNLDDQGNVLITFADLPRTVDKTKVIISASVSGIIFIGILIILIYKFLLQLYDRREYNNFIKAQENTKWDEGHNPLYKGATTTVLNPLHIQDN, encoded by the exons ATG GAGTTCTTCAGTTCTTCAGGAGTCATGAGGTTTGTTCTAGCCTTTGCCCTCGCTCTTCACTCAGTGCCACTGAGATGTACAGCAG atcCAGCTCCAGTGTGTCAGCCACACTCTACATGCTCTGAGTGTTTGAAGAGTCCAGGATGTGCGTGGTGCAAGCAGCTG GATTTCCTGAATTCTGGAGACTCGGACGAACGTAGATGCGACTCTGCTGAGTCCCTGAAGATGAGGAAGTGCAAGAGAAAACATGTGATCGATCCCAAACCCGACACCATCACCATGAAGGACAACGACCTGAACAGCGACCCCTTAAATGTGGTTCAGCTTAAACCACAGAGTCTGAAAGTCCAACTCAGAGTCG GTGTGCCACAGGAATTTAAGGTGGAATTTAAGAGGGCTGAGGGTTACCCTATAGACCTGTACTATCTGATGGACCTGAGCTACTCCATGAAGGACGACCTGGAGAAGATTAAGACCCTCGGACAGGACATTCTAAACAAACTGCAGACAGTCACGAAGACTGTTCGCATCG GTTTTGGCTCGTTTGTTGACAAGGAGAAACTACCATATGTTAGCCAGTCCAAGGCCAGGAGACAGAACCCCTGTCCCACCCGCACAGACACCTGCCAGCCCGCCTTCACCTTTCACAACGTTCTGTCACTGACCAATGATGccaatgaatttaaaaaagaagTTAGTAAGCAGAAGATCTCTGGTAACCTGGACTCACCTGAAGCTGGTTTAGATGCTATCATGCAGGCTGCCGTGTGCCAG AAAACCATCGGCTGGGGGAATGTGACTCGGATTCTGGTCTACACCTCTGATGACACCTTTCACATGGCAGGAGACGGTCGACTTGCTGGAATATTTACGCCACATGATGGAATGTGTCATCTTCAGTCTGACGGTTCTTATGATGGCACACTGTTT GATTATCCGTCAGTAGGACATCTCTCCCAGGTCCTGCAAGCGAATAACATTCAGCTGATATTTGCAGTGACAGAAAACAGCTTTCCAGCCTATCAG gcGCTGAGTGCGTTAATTCCGCAGTCGGTGGTTGGTGTGCTGAAGGATGACTCTAGTAACGTGGTCCAGCTGATCTCAGAGGCTTATGGG aaCTTGTCCTCCACCCTGCTGTTGGAGCACAGCATGACTCTGCCGGGGCTCCATGTGGCCTACAAGTCTAACTGCAGTGCTCAGGCAAACAGAACGTGGCAGCACCGAGGAGAGTGTACTGGCATCCGAGACGAGAAG GTTTTCTTCACTGTGCGTCTGACCGCCTCTGAATGTCTGGCTGAATCTAAGACATTTGAGATCCAAATGAAGGGCATTAATGAGTTTCTGAAGATTACCGTGGAAACGCTATGTGACTGTCAGTGTGGTCCTGAGGAGAAGaaccacacacactgtacaggcAACGGAACACTCAGCTGTGGAGTCTGCAG GTGTAATAAAGGTTACTTAGGTCAGCATTGTAATTGTAAGAGTACGAGTGACAGTGCCATGCGCATGTCCTGTCGCCGTGACAACAGCTCTCAGGAGTGCAGCAgtcatggtgtgtgtgagtgtggtcGGTGTGTGTGCAGCAGACATTTCAGAGGGGATTACTGCGAGTGTGACAGTACCAGCTGTGAACGCGTCAACAACAAGATTTGCAATG acaaAGGCACCTGTAACTGTGgtaagtgtgagtgtgatgATAACTACACTGGCTCGGCGTGTGAATGTTCCAAAGACACGAGCATGTGTTTTCAGAAAAACAAGAAGTTCTGTAGCGGTCAGGGCGAATGTAAGTGTAACCGCTGTGAGTGTAACGCCGACTTCGTGGGACTCGACTGCTCTCAGATCACTAATCCATGCCAGAAATATCA accCTGTATGGCCTGTATACACTCGCAGATCAACTGCTCGAGGGAGTGTATGTCCGTTCAGTGGATCCAGAAGGAAGGCTATCACACGCTGCAGTGTGTACACACAACTATCAGCTACGATGTGAATCTGGATGATCAAGGCAATGTGCTGATCACGTTTGCTGATTTACCAC GTACTGTTGATAAAACCAAAGTGATCATCAGCGCCAGCGTTTCAGGCATCATCTTCATCggcatcctcatc